From Lytechinus pictus isolate F3 Inbred chromosome 6, Lp3.0, whole genome shotgun sequence, the proteins below share one genomic window:
- the LOC135154513 gene encoding uncharacterized protein LOC135154513 → MSGSSESIKSEDSASQGGKSSTASSRIKTKAKKAALAAELASLKEQHELELQEFHLQQKKAQFMLETKLKVAAAEEAVYEQFDQHPSQLDIKIEPTSEELGQQQQPIQPQIQASEHGNNVRQENLEDTMPYLQHNQDLYQYQQIQHRLLEAISLSSVEIMKFNGNPLHYHEFMACFDNLIGSSTLDRGTKLMKLYQCCEGDVKNIIQCCMVMDPVLGYQRARELLRERFGSRFKIGEAWIEQITNGSALHANDRTGLRKFADELQVCLETLKALNLTKEISSNRELVKLAERLPFHLKARWLKVVRDIRQRGRSPDITDMVKFVFDAAEEVNDPVFGELTATSPRSASKPSFNKQHSKSSYSTAVTDNSSFPKPKKCFKCYQDHTLFGCDSFKSLTPDERFKFAQENRLCFNCLQQGHTSRICKLNRTCSVPGCQRKHTKFLHLFRESLSPERGTPHQEIENQPQPNKHLISSSTQTPFDEIQTAQNSFIDKSVTGAGRCVLPIVPVRVRAHNESKSVETYALLDTGSTSTFCTAALSRQLNAVERKQSLNLSTLGRSNSTVDTSVVSLIVDTGKDTEIVKLPRVYTRESINVKESHIAKMEDIRGWNHLEGINIPIVTQHEVGLLIGQDVPGALIPIEIRASEDGPYAVRTKLGWAVSGPVQPKMPEDIHTATTSFVGSDIKLEDGRLQRFRKNESSEVLQKDKVSSVNVSNASAFRESSGKKDGVHNLSPTSFEKKTPKLPDDILTAEQRLQSSPKRLLIDDTLQKKHQVDVEHMLSNYSIMKVNKTEQLEDITSLYLPHHLFISPQVISDCVAKHNEEALPDKVPQGPDLANLPRVSPGKPLFGYMYFGVDSFTPYIVKQRNSEKGYG, encoded by the coding sequence ATGAGTGGATCATCTGAAAGTATCAAGTCCGAGGACTCGGCCAGCCAAGGTGGTAAGAGTTCAACAGCGTCATCGAGGATAAAGACGAAGGCCAAGAAGGCAGCCCTGGCAGCAGAGCTAGCATCCTTGAAGGAACAGCATGAGTTAGAGCTTCAAGAATTTCATCTACAGCAAAAGAAGGCACAGTTCATGTTAGAAACTAAGCTCAAAGTTGCAGCAGCAGAAGAGGCTGTATATGAACAATTTGATCAGCATCCCAGTCAACTCGACATTAAGATAGAACCCACAAGTGAAGAACTTGGTCAACAGCAGCAGCCCATTCAGCCACAGATTCAGGCCAGCGAGCATGGCAACAATGTACGTCAGGAGAATTTGGAAGACACAATGCCATACCTGCAGCACAACCAAGATTTGTATCAGTATCAGCAAATACAGCATCGTTTGTTGGAAGCAATAAGCCTGTCAAGTGTGGAAATCATGAAGTTTAACGGTAACCCTTTACACTATCATGAGTTCATGGCATGTTTTGATAATTTGATAGGCTCGTCTACACTAGACAGAGGGACAAAGCTTATGAAGTTGTATCAGTGCTGTGAAGGTGATGTCAAGAACATCATACAGTGTTGTATGGTAATGGATCCAGTTCTAGGATATCAACGCGCCAGAGAATTGCTGAGAGAACGCTTTGGCAGTAGATTTAAGATAGGAGAAGCATGGATCGAACAGATAACTAATGGTTCAGCACTTCATGCAAATGATAGAACTGGACTACGCAAGTTTGCTGACGAATTACAGGTATGTCTTGAGACTCTTAAGGCATTGAATCTGACAAAGGAAATCAGCAGTAACAGAGAGCTGGTCAAACTGGCTGAAAGACTACCATTTCATCTCAAAGCTAGATGGTTGAAAGTAGTGAGAGACATTAGGCAAAGAGGTCGATCTCCAGATATCACTGACATGGTGAAGTTTGTATTTGATGCCGCCGAAGAAGTTAACGATCCAGTCTTCGGTGAGCTGACTGCGACTTCTCCAAGATCAGCATCTAAACCAAGCTTCAACAAGCAACATTCAAAGAGCAGCTACTCTACAGCAGTCACTGATAATTCAAGCTTTCCTAAGCCCAAGAAGTGCTTCAAGTGTTATCAAGACCATACCTTGTTTGGTTGTGACAGCTTTAAGTCTCTGACACCTGATGAGAGATTTAAATTTGCACAAGAGAACAGACTATGTTTCAATTGCTTGCAACAAGGTCATACCAGCAGAATTTGTAAGTTGAACCGAACATGCTCAGTACCAGGATGTCAGAGAAAACATACAAAGTTTCTCCACTTATTTCGGGAAAGCTTGTCACCTGAAAGAGGTACTCCGCATCAAGAGATAGAGAATCAGCCTCAACCAAATAAACATTTGATATCATCTTCCACTCAAACGCCATTTGATGAAATCCAAACAGCTCAGAATAGCTTCATTGATAAGTCGGTCACAGGGGCCGGTAGGTGTGTACTTCCCATCGTTCCAGTTAGGGTAAGGGCTCACAACGAGAGCAAGTCTGTTGAAACTTATGCTCTCCTAGACACTGGTTCTACCAGCACGTTTTGTACAGCAGCCCTATCCAGACAACTTAATGCAGTGGAAAGGAAGCAAAGTCTAAATCTATCAACACTTGGAAGATCTAACAGCACAGTAGATACATCAGTTGTTAGCCTCATAGTAGACACAGGCAAAGATACAGAGATAGTGAAGTTACCACGTGTATATACAAGAGAGTCAATCAACGTCAAAGAATCTCACATCGCCAAGATGGAAGACATCAGAGGATGGAACCACCTAGAAGGAATCAACATTCCTATCGTCACACAACATGAAGTTGGACTTTTGATCGGACAAGATGTGCCTGGAGCATTGATACCTATAGAAATTAGAGCATCCGAGGATGGACCTTATGCTGTAAGAACCAAATTAGGATGGGCAGTAAGTGGTCCTGTCCAGCCCAAGATGCCAGAAGACATACACACAGCTACTACAAGCTTTGTTGGTAGCGACATCAAACTGGAGGATGGCAGACTTCAGAGATTCAGGAAGAATGAAAGCTCAGAAGTTCTTCAGAAGGACAAGGTTTCGTCCGTCAATGTTAGTAATGCGTCAGCTTTCCGGGAGAGTAGTGGTAAAAAGGATGGAGTTCACAACCTATCGCCAACGTCATTTGAGAAGAAAACGCCAAAACTACCAGACGACATTTTGACTGCAGAACAGCGTTTGCAGTCGTCACCCAAGAGATTACTGATAGATGATACACTTCAGAAGAAACACCAAGTGGACGTAGAACATATGCTAAGTAACTACTCTATAATGAAAGTTAATAAGACAGAACAATTAGAAGATATAACCTCATTGTACTTACCTCACCATTTATTCATAAGTCCACAAGTTATTAGTGATTGTGTGGCAAAGCATAATGAAGAAGCATTACCTGACAAGGTTCCACAGGGGCCGGACCTGGCCAATCTGCCCAGAGTGTCACCTGGTAAACCTTTATTtggctacatgtattttggagtTGACAGTTTCACACCgtacattgtaaaacaaagaaattcagAAAAGGGATACGGTTGa